In Deinococcus psychrotolerans, a genomic segment contains:
- a CDS encoding sensor histidine kinase, whose protein sequence is MRLRPVLLSTQSLTQFLLLPLLGPLLLLLAVTGAVIWGIDRNALQIQQLNAAQVRLNLINLLARDIIDMETGIRGYVIVGDTQYLEPYRRGSASVKIRLKQLQTLSVSDQQRLNLSRVGTLVERWTTRVAEPEILVRPNSAAQAAALIGKADGKELIDTVRDVLAVLEHNEMLRREAAASSSLMTLRLTRSVTIIGLLSALLLVFFAAQRSARTLTRGLQTLNTGAERIAQGHYGEMLLDVPVREVQALRSQFYRMADAVEQREEGLKAAQSVLERTNRDLERSNRELEQFAYVASHDLQEPLRTIGSYTELLAKRYSGQLDQRADQYIAFTLSATHRLKGLIQDLLLYSRVRQHAKAAELFGVQPLVASIVKDFQHLIERTDASIEVGTLPQAWGNPELLRHVFQNLIGNALKFHDPARPPRVHVSAEALPEAWKFSVADNGIGIDPAYFERIFGVFQRLHGIGVFEGSGIGLAVVKNVVERHGGQLSIESSVGQGSTFSFTLPYQQNAPAAVSPLLTESKPLVPTLGPSPTPFSPKDIHENH, encoded by the coding sequence ATGCGCCTGCGCCCAGTTCTCCTCAGTACCCAAAGCCTGACCCAGTTTCTGCTGCTGCCTCTTCTGGGGCCGCTGCTGCTGCTGCTGGCCGTCACGGGGGCGGTGATTTGGGGCATTGACCGCAACGCGCTGCAAATCCAGCAGCTCAACGCCGCGCAGGTGCGGCTCAACCTGATCAACTTGCTGGCCCGCGACATCATCGATATGGAAACCGGCATTCGCGGCTACGTCATCGTGGGCGACACGCAGTATCTGGAGCCTTACCGCCGGGGCAGCGCCAGCGTGAAAATCCGCTTGAAGCAACTCCAAACCCTCAGCGTCAGCGATCAGCAGCGGCTCAACCTCAGCCGCGTCGGCACTTTGGTGGAGCGCTGGACTACGCGGGTGGCCGAGCCGGAAATCTTGGTGCGGCCCAATTCAGCGGCGCAGGCGGCGGCACTGATCGGGAAAGCAGACGGCAAGGAGCTGATTGATACGGTGCGGGACGTGCTGGCCGTGCTGGAGCATAACGAGATGCTGAGGCGCGAAGCGGCGGCCAGCAGCAGTTTGATGACCCTGCGCCTGACCCGCAGCGTTACCATCATCGGTCTGCTCAGCGCCCTGCTGCTGGTTTTCTTTGCGGCCCAGCGCTCGGCACGCACCCTGACGCGGGGTCTGCAAACGCTCAACACCGGGGCCGAGCGCATCGCTCAGGGCCACTACGGCGAAATGCTGCTGGACGTGCCAGTGCGGGAAGTGCAGGCGCTGCGCAGTCAGTTTTACCGGATGGCCGACGCCGTGGAGCAGCGCGAGGAAGGCCTCAAGGCGGCCCAAAGCGTGCTGGAGCGCACCAACCGCGACCTTGAGCGCAGCAACCGTGAGCTGGAGCAGTTCGCCTACGTCGCCAGCCACGACCTGCAAGAGCCGCTGCGAACCATCGGCAGCTATACCGAGCTGCTGGCCAAACGCTACAGCGGCCAACTCGATCAGCGGGCCGACCAGTACATTGCTTTTACCCTCAGCGCCACCCACCGCCTCAAAGGGCTGATTCAGGATTTGCTGCTGTATTCGAGGGTACGCCAGCACGCCAAGGCCGCCGAGCTGTTTGGAGTTCAGCCGCTGGTCGCCAGCATCGTCAAGGATTTTCAGCACCTGATCGAGCGCACCGACGCCAGCATCGAAGTCGGCACTTTGCCGCAGGCCTGGGGCAATCCCGAACTGCTGCGCCACGTCTTTCAGAACTTGATCGGCAACGCCCTCAAATTTCACGATCCGGCGCGGCCTCCGCGTGTACACGTTTCTGCCGAAGCGCTGCCGGAAGCCTGGAAGTTTTCGGTGGCCGACAACGGTATCGGCATCGATCCAGCTTACTTCGAGCGGATCTTCGGGGTGTTTCAGCGGCTGCACGGCATCGGGGTGTTCGAGGGCAGCGGCATCGGGCTGGCGGTGGTCAAAAATGTGGTGGAGCGGCACGGCGGGCAACTCAGCATCGAAAGTAGTGTGGGG